The following proteins are encoded in a genomic region of Sulfurimonas sp. HSL3-7:
- a CDS encoding TonB-dependent receptor, with protein sequence MDRSYVLSAFGYAIIGLLLGIYMAASQDHGQLVTHAHIMLVGFVVSFIYGLCHKLWISDSGSTLARVQFYVHHASSIFLGIGLFLLYGNYVLLETIDPYLAIASIAVLIALIMMTVILVQSKEKTVT encoded by the coding sequence ATGGACAGAAGCTATGTATTGTCAGCCTTCGGCTATGCTATCATCGGTTTGCTGCTGGGTATCTATATGGCGGCGTCGCAGGATCACGGGCAGCTGGTCACGCATGCCCACATAATGCTGGTAGGTTTTGTCGTCTCTTTTATCTACGGATTGTGTCACAAGCTCTGGATCTCCGACAGCGGTTCAACACTGGCCAGGGTACAGTTTTATGTCCATCATGCCTCATCAATTTTCCTTGGTATCGGCCTGTTTCTGCTTTATGGCAATTATGTGCTGTTGGAAACAATCGACCCCTATCTGGCGATCGCTTCCATTGCCGTACTGATCGCCTTGATCATGATGACGGTTATCCTGGTACAGTCAAAGGAAAAAACCGTCACTTAA
- a CDS encoding outer membrane beta-barrel protein, which translates to MIRVSTSILTTVLLGFLTTAGHCKSITEGPYIGLGLGYSMADIDSETIKEGFCGGDCVSYTDDENSFGFKVFGGYLFNEYFAVEGGYANLGEFTYKAVSTTNSTKGSYKPQGVNIDLLFLLPLYDESFSLTARGGLLYSWLKEDYSNAGDFTKNELGFKYGLGFQYDLAPAWGLRGEWEDYHMKESLAGGADIHLFSVGLVYRFGIEEKAVPEPEPVVVIKEVKVAAEPIVITTPPPPAERIVFASDALFDFDQAKLVPQGKAMLAELVKNINENDRLIITGHTDDVGEEDYNLELSYQRANSVRNFLIIKGISPLQMEIIAKGESEPIADNSTEEGRAANRRVDISIITATK; encoded by the coding sequence GTGATAAGAGTCAGTACATCTATTCTAACGACTGTTTTACTGGGGTTCCTGACGACCGCCGGGCATTGTAAGAGTATCACAGAAGGACCATATATCGGTTTGGGACTGGGATACTCAATGGCGGATATTGACAGTGAAACTATTAAAGAAGGGTTTTGCGGCGGGGATTGTGTCTCTTACACCGACGATGAAAACAGTTTTGGTTTCAAGGTGTTCGGCGGGTATCTGTTTAACGAGTATTTTGCAGTGGAAGGAGGTTATGCCAATCTGGGTGAATTTACCTATAAGGCGGTATCGACAACCAATTCCACGAAGGGCTCATATAAGCCACAAGGAGTCAATATAGACCTTCTTTTCCTTCTACCGCTGTATGATGAGTCGTTCTCTTTGACAGCGCGGGGCGGGCTGCTTTACTCTTGGTTAAAAGAGGATTATTCGAATGCAGGAGATTTTACGAAAAACGAGCTGGGCTTCAAATACGGTCTCGGCTTTCAATATGACCTTGCTCCGGCATGGGGCCTTCGCGGAGAGTGGGAAGACTATCATATGAAAGAGTCGCTTGCCGGCGGTGCAGATATCCACCTCTTTTCTGTCGGTTTGGTATACCGTTTTGGAATCGAAGAAAAAGCAGTGCCCGAACCGGAACCTGTTGTGGTCATCAAAGAGGTGAAAGTTGCCGCTGAGCCGATTGTCATTACCACACCGCCACCGCCCGCCGAGCGTATTGTGTTCGCATCGGATGCACTTTTCGATTTTGATCAGGCAAAACTGGTTCCACAAGGTAAAGCGATGCTTGCGGAACTCGTTAAGAATATTAATGAAAACGATCGGCTGATCATCACAGGACACACAGACGATGTTGGGGAGGAAGACTATAATCTAGAACTTTCTTACCAACGTGCAAATTCCGTTAGAAATTTTCTGATTATCAAGGGGATCTCCCCGCTGCAGATGGAGATCATCGCCAAAGGTGAAAGTGAGCCGATCGCAGATAACAGTACGGAAGAAGGTCGTGCGGCAAACAGACGCGTAGATATTAGCATTATCACAGCGACAAAGTAA
- a CDS encoding DUF1104 domain-containing protein codes for MKKFSIVLSTLLLGAAVYAADFSSKSTDELLNMRGTLTTEQERTQLHNELKIREKTMTQDQLKKFQTYPPENRVRKYQNKGQGPGMGQGQGMGQGQGMGGGKNR; via the coding sequence ATGAAAAAGTTCTCTATCGTTTTAAGTACATTGTTACTGGGCGCTGCGGTCTACGCGGCTGATTTTTCGTCAAAAAGTACGGATGAACTGTTGAATATGCGCGGTACGTTGACCACTGAGCAGGAGCGTACCCAGTTGCATAATGAGCTAAAGATCCGTGAAAAGACAATGACACAGGATCAGCTGAAAAAGTTTCAGACCTATCCGCCGGAGAACCGTGTACGCAAGTATCAAAACAAGGGACAAGGCCCAGGTATGGGTCAAGGTCAAGGCATGGGTCAGGGACAAGGTATGGGAGGCGGTAAAAACCGCTGA
- a CDS encoding FAD-binding oxidoreductase, protein MSKKLTALPETVSLETMNKAIEEFVKILGADNVLIGDEEIAPYKKIMMAVKIEDHMPSLALQASTKEEVIAIVRVCNKYVIPVWTFSTGKNMGYGTAAPAKPGTVILDLHKMNKIIEVNPDLCYAVLEPGVTYQQLFDYIQEKGYKLWLSCPAPSAIASPVGNTMDRGVGYTPYGEHFMMQCGMEIVLADGSSFKTGMGGIKNSTSSSVFKWGYGPSLDGIFTQSNYGICVEMGMWLMPEPPAFKPFCITLDTVEDVEKVVEVLRPLRIANIIPNAFTIASTLYEAAGVVSRSDYVDGNRSITEEEIEKIKKDTGMGTWNVYAALYGTEEANELNWKIIQSVINANFKNHKFLTSKEMGDDPIFKYRADLMRGYMTLQEFGLYNWRGGGGSMWFAPVSPAEGKHTLNQSALAKKIMNKYGFDYVAEFIVGWRDMHHIIDLLYNRNDPEEMQRAHDCYAELVDAFAQQGYGVYRTSSGFMDLVAETYGPEIHNVFQKIKRALDPKGILAPGKSGIY, encoded by the coding sequence ATGAGTAAGAAACTTACGGCATTACCTGAAACCGTTTCTCTTGAAACAATGAATAAAGCAATTGAAGAATTTGTAAAAATCCTGGGTGCCGATAACGTACTGATCGGCGATGAGGAGATAGCCCCTTACAAAAAAATCATGATGGCAGTCAAGATCGAAGATCATATGCCTTCACTGGCGTTGCAGGCCTCGACAAAAGAAGAAGTTATCGCCATTGTCAGGGTATGTAACAAGTACGTCATCCCCGTCTGGACGTTTTCAACCGGTAAAAATATGGGATACGGTACCGCTGCACCGGCAAAGCCCGGAACTGTCATCCTTGATCTTCACAAAATGAATAAGATCATCGAGGTGAATCCCGACCTCTGTTATGCCGTACTTGAACCGGGTGTTACCTACCAGCAACTCTTTGACTACATTCAGGAAAAAGGGTACAAACTATGGCTCTCCTGCCCGGCCCCGAGTGCCATTGCAAGTCCGGTCGGCAATACAATGGACCGGGGTGTCGGTTATACGCCATACGGCGAACACTTCATGATGCAGTGCGGAATGGAGATCGTATTGGCGGACGGTTCATCCTTTAAAACCGGTATGGGCGGCATCAAGAACTCTACCAGTTCATCCGTTTTCAAATGGGGCTACGGACCGTCGCTGGACGGTATCTTTACACAGAGCAACTATGGTATCTGCGTTGAAATGGGAATGTGGCTTATGCCTGAACCGCCGGCATTCAAACCGTTCTGTATTACATTGGACACAGTTGAAGATGTTGAAAAAGTCGTCGAAGTTCTTCGACCGCTTCGTATCGCAAACATTATTCCAAATGCTTTCACGATCGCCAGTACGCTTTATGAAGCAGCAGGTGTTGTCAGCCGTTCCGACTATGTTGACGGAAACCGTTCCATCACGGAAGAGGAGATCGAAAAGATCAAAAAAGACACAGGAATGGGTACGTGGAACGTTTATGCGGCCTTGTACGGCACCGAAGAAGCGAATGAGTTGAACTGGAAAATCATCCAGTCGGTCATCAATGCCAACTTTAAAAACCATAAATTCCTGACATCCAAAGAGATGGGTGATGACCCGATATTCAAATATCGTGCCGACTTGATGCGCGGCTATATGACACTCCAGGAGTTTGGCCTCTATAACTGGAGAGGCGGCGGCGGAAGTATGTGGTTTGCCCCGGTATCGCCGGCGGAAGGAAAACACACCCTTAACCAATCGGCACTGGCTAAAAAGATTATGAATAAATACGGCTTCGATTATGTCGCCGAGTTTATCGTCGGTTGGCGGGACATGCACCATATTATCGACCTGCTCTATAACCGAAATGATCCAGAAGAGATGCAGCGCGCACATGACTGTTACGCTGAATTGGTAGATGCATTTGCGCAACAGGGTTACGGTGTATATCGGACAAGCAGTGGATTTATGGATCTGGTTGCTGAAACGTATGGTCCTGAAATTCACAATGTATTTCAAAAGATAAAGCGGGCACTCGATCCTAAAGGGATTTTGGCGCCGGGTAAATCGGGCATCTATTGA
- a CDS encoding M18 family aminopeptidase, with protein MMTTDEFNEGLLGFLDASPTPFHTTRNMAMMCENAGFIKLEETEKWALVKGQKYYVTRNDSSIIAFTYPGDDDYVMMGAHTDSPNLKLKPSPVIEKNGLVQLGVEPYGGLLMNPWFDRDLSIAGRVAYKDTTGRIKEALVNMQKAIAIIPSLAIHLDDKANKERTVNAQTDIVPIITSGAFDFSEWIKAALKHEGYDDFASLLSHELSLYDTQKAAFVGLQDDFIASARLDNLLSCYVSLLTICSVHPSRPYLMVCSDHEEVGSESTSGAAGSFLESVLRRMTADFESYTRLTRKSVMISCDNAHAVHPNYAGKHDDNHAPRINNGVVVKVNANQRYASNSRTISRVSLAAESQDIKLQEFVTRSDMGCGSTIGPITATRLGIDTIDVGLPTFAMHSIRELAGNKDAHQLYRILLALQQ; from the coding sequence ATGATGACAACAGATGAATTCAATGAAGGACTTTTAGGCTTTTTAGACGCTTCACCGACCCCGTTCCATACGACGCGCAATATGGCGATGATGTGTGAGAATGCCGGTTTTATCAAACTGGAAGAGACAGAGAAGTGGGCACTTGTAAAAGGCCAGAAATATTATGTGACACGTAATGACTCCTCTATCATCGCCTTTACCTACCCGGGAGATGACGATTATGTGATGATGGGGGCGCATACCGACTCGCCGAACCTGAAGTTGAAACCTTCACCGGTCATTGAGAAAAACGGTTTAGTTCAGCTGGGCGTCGAACCTTATGGCGGACTTCTGATGAACCCGTGGTTTGACCGTGACCTCAGTATTGCAGGCCGTGTTGCCTATAAAGACACCACAGGTCGAATCAAAGAGGCGCTTGTGAATATGCAGAAGGCGATCGCTATTATCCCGTCACTTGCGATTCATCTTGACGATAAAGCCAACAAAGAGCGCACCGTCAATGCACAGACGGACATCGTCCCTATCATTACAAGCGGTGCGTTTGATTTTAGCGAGTGGATCAAAGCAGCGTTGAAACATGAAGGATATGATGACTTTGCAAGTCTGCTTTCGCATGAACTTAGCCTCTACGATACGCAAAAAGCCGCCTTTGTCGGACTGCAGGATGACTTTATCGCCTCTGCACGTCTGGACAATCTCTTAAGCTGCTATGTCAGCTTATTGACGATCTGCAGCGTTCACCCCTCACGGCCATACCTGATGGTCTGCAGCGATCATGAAGAGGTGGGCAGCGAGAGCACTTCCGGGGCAGCCGGCAGCTTTCTGGAAAGCGTGCTCCGCCGTATGACGGCTGATTTTGAAAGTTATACCCGGCTTACGCGCAAATCGGTCATGATCTCGTGTGACAATGCACATGCGGTCCATCCCAACTATGCAGGCAAACATGATGACAACCATGCGCCGCGTATCAACAACGGGGTTGTCGTCAAGGTCAATGCCAACCAGCGTTACGCCTCAAACTCGCGAACCATCTCAAGGGTTTCGCTGGCCGCAGAAAGTCAAGATATTAAACTCCAGGAGTTTGTGACCCGTTCGGACATGGGGTGCGGCTCTACAATCGGTCCGATCACGGCGACACGACTCGGCATCGACACCATCGATGTCGGGCTACCGACCTTTGCAATGCACTCTATACGAGAGCTTGCGGGAAACAAGGATGCTCATCAGCTTTATCGAATACTGTTGGCCTTGCAGCAATAA
- a CDS encoding thrombospondin type 3 repeat-containing protein, with amino-acid sequence MNFSVQNIKEIVLGLILSTVFVLSGCDSEDRLLGGTGLGNEPYVVSTSPTQGMSNVDVNASIMIVFSKELDPASINDTTFYVTEGNNTVHVGGTIMHDKNTIYFTFDAEMLPYTEYRAVVTRQVTDLNGLHPISTYTLLFVSGSNGDSDGDGLKDPNDNCPNVSNPDQTDTDNDGIGDACDSNTDTDNDGIEDGIDNCLLILNPDQADTDGDGAGDACDTDDDNDGILDNSDNCIVTINPDQADTDGDGAGNACDNDDDGDSIEDSADNCILVSNPDQADTDGDGAGDACDTDDDNDGILDGSDNCVLIPNPDQTDSDGDGIGNSCDTDDDNDGILDVNDNCIITANPGQEDGDGDGVGDACDSNTDSDGDGIDDGNDNCLLIPNPLQEDSDLDGIGDACDNDNDNDGVVDSEDNCPLVPNADQIDSDGDGTGDVCDNTANLVGLCGSNAEAIINLGNDRASVESSAGGLLCTLLGILCPSIEGDADLVDADAETAAEVTTLLELAGSAVILVKDEDEVHTGGSTVGFVVQDTGDLLTVNLVDNLTIKTYLNGVLQEDVSGSSLLTLDLLGLNGTGKAYYSFNSSKDFDSVELSISGLADVIETIKVYGVCVY; translated from the coding sequence ATGAATTTTTCGGTACAAAATATAAAAGAGATTGTTTTGGGTCTGATCCTTAGCACCGTATTTGTGCTGTCAGGATGTGACTCAGAAGACAGACTACTGGGAGGAACTGGACTTGGTAACGAGCCATATGTCGTCTCAACAAGCCCGACACAGGGAATGTCAAACGTAGATGTTAATGCGTCTATTATGATTGTTTTCAGTAAAGAGTTGGACCCCGCATCGATCAATGATACAACATTTTATGTAACGGAAGGCAATAATACTGTGCATGTTGGGGGTACGATCATGCATGACAAAAATACCATTTACTTCACGTTTGATGCCGAGATGCTTCCGTATACGGAATACAGAGCTGTCGTTACGCGTCAAGTAACAGATTTGAATGGTCTGCACCCAATCAGTACCTACACATTATTATTTGTCTCTGGCAGCAACGGAGACAGTGATGGTGACGGACTTAAGGACCCGAACGACAACTGCCCGAACGTAAGCAATCCTGATCAGACTGATACCGATAATGACGGCATCGGCGATGCTTGTGACAGTAACACGGACACTGATAATGACGGTATAGAAGATGGAATTGACAACTGTCTTCTTATACTAAACCCGGATCAGGCGGACACCGATGGTGACGGTGCAGGGGACGCCTGTGACACTGATGATGACAATGATGGAATTCTGGACAACAGCGATAACTGTATTGTGACTATCAATCCAGATCAAGCTGACACCGACGGTGATGGTGCGGGGAATGCCTGTGACAATGATGATGATGGAGACAGTATCGAAGACAGTGCCGACAACTGTATATTAGTGTCCAATCCGGACCAGGCCGATACCGACGGTGACGGTGCTGGAGATGCCTGTGATACAGATGATGACAATGACGGTATTCTGGACGGAAGTGATAACTGTGTCTTGATTCCCAATCCCGATCAGACTGACAGTGACGGAGACGGCATAGGTAACAGCTGCGATACTGATGATGATAACGATGGTATTCTCGATGTAAATGATAACTGTATAATCACAGCAAATCCAGGTCAGGAAGATGGAGATGGTGATGGTGTAGGGGACGCCTGTGACAGCAACACCGACAGTGATGGCGACGGGATCGATGACGGTAACGACAACTGTCTTCTGATTCCAAACCCGCTGCAAGAGGACAGTGACCTGGATGGTATCGGTGACGCCTGTGATAATGACAATGACAATGACGGGGTAGTTGACAGTGAGGACAACTGTCCGCTCGTACCAAATGCCGACCAGATTGACAGTGACGGTGACGGCACGGGAGATGTGTGTGATAACACAGCCAATTTGGTGGGACTCTGTGGTAGTAATGCCGAGGCTATTATTAACTTAGGAAATGATCGGGCATCTGTAGAAAGCAGCGCTGGCGGTTTGCTTTGTACGCTGTTGGGGATTTTGTGCCCTAGCATTGAGGGTGATGCCGATCTTGTTGATGCGGATGCCGAAACAGCAGCAGAAGTTACGACACTGCTTGAATTGGCCGGTTCTGCTGTTATACTTGTCAAAGATGAAGATGAAGTCCACACGGGAGGAAGCACGGTCGGATTTGTGGTGCAAGACACGGGGGATTTGCTTACGGTCAATCTAGTCGACAACCTTACCATCAAGACCTATTTAAACGGGGTGCTGCAAGAAGATGTGAGCGGCAGTTCACTGCTGACTTTAGACCTGCTTGGTTTGAACGGGACAGGGAAAGCTTACTACAGCTTCAATTCAAGCAAAGATTTTGACAGTGTGGAGTTAAGTATATCCGGTCTTGCTGATGTCATTGAGACGATAAAAGTTTATGGTGTCTGCGTATACTGA
- a CDS encoding response regulator codes for MKRKILIVEDESIIALNIKETLIHFDYDVVGIAANGERALHLAKTKNPDLILMDITLQDREDGIAVAEAISGTLSAPIVFLTANDKNKTIERAINIKPYGYILKPFKEIELKTAVEIALKTFSENQKLSSEITDVKSENISLQNKLAVEQQASERFITLRHGYIYDNENSVLLFNGATFKLKDKENKLLKLLMKNLGKIVTVERIEDFVWDGELVGEGALRSLMFRLRQKLPKDFITCHSKIGYKITL; via the coding sequence TTGAAAAGAAAAATTTTAATTGTCGAAGATGAAAGTATCATTGCTTTGAACATTAAAGAGACACTTATCCATTTTGATTACGATGTGGTGGGGATCGCTGCCAACGGGGAGAGGGCGCTTCATCTAGCCAAGACGAAAAACCCCGATCTAATCCTGATGGATATCACCCTCCAGGATAGAGAAGACGGCATTGCCGTTGCAGAAGCAATCTCAGGCACCCTCTCCGCCCCCATCGTCTTTTTAACGGCTAACGACAAAAACAAGACGATTGAAAGGGCGATCAATATCAAGCCCTACGGTTATATTCTCAAGCCGTTTAAAGAGATCGAATTGAAAACAGCTGTTGAAATTGCCCTGAAAACATTTTCCGAAAATCAAAAACTCTCTTCTGAAATTACCGATGTCAAGTCAGAAAATATCTCCCTGCAGAATAAGCTCGCCGTTGAGCAACAGGCCAGTGAACGTTTTATTACACTGCGTCACGGATATATTTATGATAATGAAAATTCTGTTTTGCTTTTCAACGGCGCAACGTTCAAATTAAAAGATAAAGAAAATAAACTCCTCAAGCTTCTGATGAAAAATCTCGGCAAAATTGTTACGGTGGAACGGATCGAGGATTTTGTCTGGGACGGTGAACTTGTGGGGGAGGGGGCTTTGCGTTCATTGATGTTCAGGCTTCGACAAAAGCTGCCGAAAGATTTTATTACCTGTCACTCTAAAATCGGGTATAAGATCACCCTGTAG
- a CDS encoding cytochrome c encodes MKKLALGLLLVTPSIFAVELGKNFAFKNGEHAYQKVCAHCHTLKTAPHTIFTKMDDQAGIEARAKGIMYTVRHGSNAMPAFRKSEIDDAVLKDLATKLADGTITLTEK; translated from the coding sequence ATGAAGAAGTTGGCTTTAGGTCTATTATTGGTGACACCTTCCATCTTTGCGGTGGAATTAGGGAAAAACTTTGCATTTAAGAATGGAGAGCATGCCTACCAGAAGGTATGTGCCCACTGTCATACACTAAAAACCGCCCCCCATACGATATTTACAAAAATGGATGATCAAGCAGGGATCGAAGCACGGGCGAAGGGGATTATGTACACCGTCAGACATGGAAGTAACGCAATGCCTGCTTTTAGAAAATCAGAGATCGATGATGCGGTATTGAAGGATTTGGCAACAAAACTGGCCGACGGCACAATCACTTTAACAGAAAAATAG
- a CDS encoding histidine kinase dimerization/phosphoacceptor domain -containing protein — protein sequence MIPRRESALLKISNENRVKLQALGFAVAGVLGVAIVDRLSMNLVHSGNDNFGLPFLLGVVFFVLSALFLYVLLRRTALVAEDALVKLSKYQQKEKENLQLFNFALDNSADAIYWFTFDTRFFYVNDAACKMLGYSKEELLQMKLSDIDSDYNKNTEKFLEQIKQKQFICFESRQTRKDGSTLPVSVSTNYFRNGEKEFICAFGRDITEQKERRRIITAQNMALKNSLQDKEVLIKEIHHRVKNNLEVISSLLQMQSRRETNSEVKDALSKSQSRIYAIALVHEMLYQNSDLATINMRSHLEQLSSAMIDLYAQNKKISVCLEADDLFLSMDYAVLVALIVHELFLNAIKHAFINTDTGVIDIFIKNGAEGSIVFGVNDNGIGINRDKVSTSTSLGCQLINTITECQLNGEIETDSENGFKCAITFIPKQKGKA from the coding sequence TTGATACCCAGACGAGAGAGCGCACTCCTAAAAATATCAAATGAAAATCGGGTCAAACTTCAGGCATTGGGATTCGCTGTTGCCGGGGTGCTCGGCGTTGCTATCGTAGACAGGCTCTCGATGAATCTGGTTCATTCTGGAAATGACAATTTCGGACTGCCGTTTTTACTCGGGGTTGTCTTTTTTGTTCTCAGTGCACTTTTTCTCTATGTACTTCTCAGACGGACGGCCCTGGTCGCGGAAGATGCCCTGGTCAAACTTTCCAAATATCAGCAAAAAGAGAAAGAGAATCTTCAACTTTTTAACTTTGCCCTCGATAACAGTGCCGATGCGATTTATTGGTTTACCTTTGACACCCGTTTCTTTTACGTCAACGATGCGGCTTGTAAAATGTTGGGGTACAGCAAAGAAGAGCTGTTACAGATGAAACTAAGCGATATCGATTCCGATTACAATAAAAATACGGAAAAATTTTTAGAGCAGATCAAGCAGAAACAGTTTATCTGTTTTGAGAGCAGGCAGACGAGAAAAGACGGCAGTACCTTGCCGGTTTCCGTCTCAACGAACTACTTTCGTAACGGTGAAAAAGAGTTCATCTGTGCCTTCGGTCGGGATATAACCGAGCAGAAAGAGAGACGAAGAATTATTACCGCGCAGAATATGGCGTTGAAAAACTCGCTTCAGGATAAAGAAGTTCTTATCAAAGAGATACACCATCGCGTCAAAAACAATCTGGAAGTGATCTCTTCACTCCTTCAGATGCAGAGCCGAAGAGAGACGAATTCGGAAGTAAAAGATGCCCTCTCTAAAAGCCAAAGCCGTATCTACGCTATCGCTCTTGTCCATGAAATGCTCTACCAAAACAGCGACCTGGCAACTATCAACATGCGATCGCATCTCGAACAGCTCTCATCGGCGATGATCGATCTGTATGCTCAAAATAAAAAGATATCGGTATGTCTGGAGGCGGATGATCTCTTTTTGTCAATGGATTATGCAGTTCTCGTCGCCCTAATCGTGCATGAGCTGTTTTTAAACGCTATCAAACACGCCTTTATAAATACTGATACCGGTGTAATTGATATTTTTATTAAAAACGGGGCAGAAGGATCGATTGTGTTCGGTGTCAACGACAACGGCATCGGGATCAACCGTGACAAAGTCAGCACCTCCACATCACTCGGATGCCAGCTGATTAATACGATTACCGAATGTCAGTTAAACGGCGAGATCGAGACCGACTCAGAAAACGGTTTCAAATGCGCTATTACATTCATTCCGAAACAAAAAGGAAAGGCTTGA